TTTAGATTTTACTTAATTTGGTTCCGATTTTGTGTTTTCAGGAAGGGGACTAAGAAGGATTTTAGTACTGCGATCTTGGAAAGAAAGAAGGCACCGAACCGACTTGTTGTTGATGAGGCAATCAACGATGATAACTCTGTCGTTGCTCTTCATCCTGATACCATGGAAAAGCTCCAGCTTTTTCGCGGTGACACTATCCTGATCAAggtttctacttcagatttggaTTTTATTTAATCTCCCTTCTTTGGGTTCTTTTAGTTTTCTGATTTCTTTTGCTTAATGGGTTTTTGTTCGTTTTAGTTggcttttttttgtgtgtgtgttagGGTTTCGTTTGCAGTaagatgtttgaaatttttgggtttattttgaTGGATTTCCTGGGGTTTTATTGGAGTTTGTATTCATCTTCAATTTAGGTGATACTTGTGGTAGATTGGCTGTAAAAAGCAAGTTGCGTGGGCTGCTACATGATATGTTGTCGTGGGTCAAATTTTTCTCTAGTTTCTGCCAATAGTTTAGTTAACCCAGATAATTTGCTAAGTCTTTCAGCAAAGATTGTATCTTTACCGAGGAATGTGCAACAATAGTTTTGAGGGCATTGCCAGTTTGAAGCTTTCTTTTTTATGTGGCTGGGTAGTCATTGAATTGTATTTCTccttataaatataaattttcaatgCCTTTAAGTTTACATCTTGTTAATCTTGTCCCTTGCACTATTCTTTTGGTCCATAGGGGAAAAAGAGGAAAGATACCATTTGCATTGCTCTTGCTGATGACGCATGCGATGAGCCAAAGATCAGGATGAATAAGGTTGTGAGGTCAAACTTGAGGGTTAGGCTAGGTGATGTTGTCTCTGTGCATCAGTGTCCTGATGTCAAGTATGGAAAACGTGTGCACATCTTGCCCGTGGATGACACAATTGAAGGGGTTACTGGAAATCTGTTTGATGCTTACCTGAAACGTGAGTTTATTCTTTATCTTTTACTCTGAACGTATATTTAGTATGGTCTTCATAATTTATTAGTGATAGTTTTGGTTAGGTAAAGAGGTGAAgtagttttttttctcttaatcaATAGAAAGACCAGGAGTATAACATGTGGTTTCTTAATACCATCACTGATTTCTTGATTAATATAAATGAGAGTAATTGGTTAAttggataaataatttttaatcttATTCAAGAGATTTCCTGCTTCTCCCccctctttcttttctctctctctctctctctctctctctctctctctctctctatatgtGATGTTGGAAGTACTTTATAGTCTGTCTTTCCTTTTTTGTTAGTATCTTTATCCATGCATCTGAGGTGGACTGTTATAGTTTATAGGAGGCTCGGTTATATGTGTGGATGTAACTGCATTATAACTACTCTCCTTTATCACTAGTCATATGCTGATAATAGATGCCACGTATTATAATTATACACTGGACTTAATGTTGAATTTTTGACAACGTTGTAGGTTGGCATTTATTTGTGTGTACTTTTCTGCAGTATAATTGCTCTCCTGTATCACTTGTCATATGCTGATAAACAATGCCTCTCAACATAATTATGCACTGAACTTATTTTTGAATTGCTGACAATGTTGTCCATAAATACTGACTGCCGTAGTTTGGCATTTACAGCTTACTTTCTGGAAGCATACCGTCCAGTGAGGAAGGGTGACCTCTTCCTTGTGAGAGGTGGAATGAGAAGTGTGGAATTCAAGGTTATTGAGACTGACCCTCCTGAGTACTGTGTGGTTGCACCAGATACTGAGATATTCTGCGAGGGAGAGCCTGTAAGGAGAGAAGATGAGAATAGATTAGATGAGGTAGGTTATGATGATGTTGGTGGAGTGAGAAAACAGATGGCTCAGATTCGGGAATTAGTGGAACTTCCACTGAGGCATCCACAGCTCTTTAAATCAATTGGTGTGAAGCCACCCAAAGGAATTTTGCTTTATGGACCTCCCGGATCTGGAAAGACTTTGATTGCACGTGCTGTTGCAAATGAAACTGGTGCTTTCTTTTTTTGCATCAATGGTCCTGAGATCATGTCAAAATTGGCTGGAGAGAGTGAAAGCAATCTCAGAAAAGCATTTGAAGAAGCAGAGAAGAATGCACCGTCTATTATATTCATTGATGAAATCGATTCAATTGCTCCCAAGCGAGAGAAGACCCATGGTGAAGTTGAGAGGAGAATAGTCTCTCAGCTTTTGACATTGATGGATGGGCTTAAATCCCGTGCACATGTCATTGTTATTGGGGCCACAAATCGTCCCAATAGCATTGATCCAGCTCTCCGAAGGTTTGGAAGGTTTGATAGGGAGATTGATATTGGCGTACCTGATGAAGTTGGCCGTCTTGAGGTGCTTCGCATCCACACAAAGAACATGAAGCTGTCTGACGATGTAACGTCAAAAGCTTTTCTTCCCTAGAACATCTTTTCACTTCTCTTCCTGTCCAAAATAACTAGTGAATCTAATGTACTTCACTTAATAATGCAGGTTGATTTAGAAAGAATTGCCAAGGACACACATGGTTATGTTGGTGCTGATCTTGCAGCTCTTTGTACTGAGGCAGCATTACAGTGCATCAGGGAAAAGATGGATGTGATTGACTTGGAAGATGAGTCAATAGATGCGGAGATACTCAACTCTATGGCAGTTAGCAATGAGCACTTCCAGACTGCTCTTGGAACAAGCAATCCATCAGCATTACGTGAA
This window of the Gossypium hirsutum isolate 1008001.06 chromosome A09, Gossypium_hirsutum_v2.1, whole genome shotgun sequence genome carries:
- the LOC107889580 gene encoding cell division cycle protein 48 homolog translates to MSSQAESSDSKGTKKDFSTAILERKKAPNRLVVDEAINDDNSVVALHPDTMEKLQLFRGDTILIKGKKRKDTICIALADDACDEPKIRMNKVVRSNLRVRLGDVVSVHQCPDVKYGKRVHILPVDDTIEGVTGNLFDAYLKPYFLEAYRPVRKGDLFLVRGGMRSVEFKVIETDPPEYCVVAPDTEIFCEGEPVRREDENRLDEVGYDDVGGVRKQMAQIRELVELPLRHPQLFKSIGVKPPKGILLYGPPGSGKTLIARAVANETGAFFFCINGPEIMSKLAGESESNLRKAFEEAEKNAPSIIFIDEIDSIAPKREKTHGEVERRIVSQLLTLMDGLKSRAHVIVIGATNRPNSIDPALRRFGRFDREIDIGVPDEVGRLEVLRIHTKNMKLSDDVDLERIAKDTHGYVGADLAALCTEAALQCIREKMDVIDLEDESIDAEILNSMAVSNEHFQTALGTSNPSALRETVVEVPNVSWEDIGGLENVKRELQETVQYPVEHPEKFEKFGMSPSKGVLFYGPPGCGKTLLAKAIANECQANFISVKGPELLTMWFGESEANVREIFDKARQSAPCVLFFDELDSIATQRGSSVGDAGGAADRVLNQLLTEMDGMSAKKTVFIIGATNRPDIIDPALLRPGRLDQLIYIPLPDEDSRHQIFKACLRKSPVAKEVDLRALAKYTQGFSGADITEICQRACKYAIRENIEKDIERERRRAENPEAMEEDVEDEVAEIKPAHFEESMKFARRSVSDADIRKYQAFAQTLQQSRGFGSEFRFAETGARPAASDPFAASAGGADEDDLYS